In a single window of the Mucilaginibacter defluvii genome:
- a CDS encoding ABC transporter ATP-binding protein, with translation MKHLAYLNKFFIKYRWRLLPGILFVVASNIFGVLPAQVIRVAFDLVAENIDLYRLYDGFNRQQVIYDIFGSSLLLFGLLVLALALIRGMFLFFMRQTIILMSRHIEYDLKNEIYSHYQALSMAFYRRHNTGDLMNRVTEDVSRVRMYLGPGIMYTVNTVVLFILVIYAMLTVNVKLAIYSVLPMPILAGIIYYVNNIINTRSEKIQERLSSLSGFVQETFSGIRVVKSYVREAFIRKSFAAESEDYKIHSMELARVQALFFPLMLLLVGLSNVIVLYVGGVEVMNGNITPGNIAEFIVYLSQLMFPVMALGWVTSLIQRAAASQKRINEFLHEQPEIISVNGIKTTVKGHIEFNKVSFTYPETGIKALNEVSFSIKPGQMLAIIGRTGSGKSTIANLLMRMYDATGGEVLIDGTPINKLDLDTYRSQTGFVPQSIFLFSDTIARNIAFAIDVMDMPRVEQAAKDAAVYNNIIELEQGFDTMIGERGITLSGGQKQRVSIARAILKHPQIMVFDDCLSAVDTRTEEEILNNLGKVMQGKTSIIIAHRISTIKNADHILVLDEGRIIEQGNHHTLMDKKGAYFALYEKQLLEEENA, from the coding sequence ATGAAACACCTGGCTTACCTTAATAAATTCTTTATTAAATACCGATGGCGTTTATTGCCGGGTATACTTTTCGTCGTGGCATCCAATATTTTTGGTGTACTGCCGGCGCAGGTTATCCGCGTTGCGTTTGACCTGGTTGCCGAGAACATCGATCTTTACCGACTTTATGACGGCTTTAACCGCCAGCAGGTAATCTATGATATTTTCGGATCGAGCCTGCTGCTGTTTGGTTTGCTGGTGTTGGCGCTTGCCCTTATCAGGGGCATGTTCTTGTTTTTTATGCGGCAAACCATCATCCTCATGTCGCGGCATATTGAGTACGATCTGAAGAACGAGATATACAGCCACTATCAGGCATTATCAATGGCATTTTACCGCCGCCACAACACCGGCGACCTGATGAACCGCGTAACCGAAGATGTAAGCCGTGTGCGCATGTACCTGGGCCCGGGCATTATGTATACCGTGAATACAGTGGTGTTGTTTATTTTGGTGATATACGCCATGCTTACGGTGAACGTTAAGCTGGCTATTTATTCGGTGCTGCCTATGCCCATACTGGCGGGCATCATCTATTATGTAAATAACATCATTAACACCCGGAGCGAGAAGATTCAGGAACGTTTATCATCTCTTTCGGGTTTTGTGCAGGAGACCTTTTCGGGCATCCGCGTAGTAAAATCATACGTTCGCGAAGCCTTTATACGCAAAAGCTTTGCCGCAGAGAGCGAGGATTATAAAATCCACTCCATGGAGCTGGCGCGTGTGCAGGCCCTGTTTTTTCCGCTGATGCTTTTATTGGTTGGTTTAAGCAATGTTATTGTGTTGTATGTTGGCGGCGTTGAGGTGATGAACGGTAACATCACGCCCGGTAATATAGCGGAGTTTATTGTTTACCTCAGTCAATTAATGTTCCCTGTAATGGCGTTGGGTTGGGTAACGTCATTAATACAACGAGCCGCAGCTTCGCAAAAGCGCATTAACGAGTTTTTGCACGAGCAACCGGAGATCATTTCCGTAAACGGCATCAAAACTACAGTTAAAGGGCATATTGAATTCAATAAGGTATCCTTCACCTATCCCGAAACAGGCATTAAAGCGCTCAATGAGGTATCGTTCAGTATAAAACCGGGGCAAATGCTGGCAATTATCGGGCGTACGGGTTCGGGCAAATCAACCATTGCTAACCTGCTGATGCGCATGTATGATGCTACCGGAGGCGAAGTATTGATTGACGGTACGCCGATAAATAAGCTCGATCTGGACACCTACCGCTCGCAAACCGGATTTGTACCGCAATCCATCTTCCTGTTTTCAGATACCATTGCCCGTAACATAGCCTTTGCTATTGATGTAATGGATATGCCAAGGGTTGAGCAGGCAGCTAAAGATGCCGCTGTATACAACAACATTATTGAGCTTGAACAGGGCTTTGACACCATGATAGGCGAACGGGGCATCACCCTATCCGGCGGGCAAAAGCAGCGCGTGTCCATCGCCCGCGCCATACTGAAACATCCGCAGATCATGGTGTTTGATGATTGCCTTTCGGCTGTTGACACCCGTACCGAGGAAGAGATATTGAATAACCTCGGGAAAGTGATGCAGGGCAAAACCAGCATCATTATAGCGCACCGCATTTCAACCATAAAAAATGCCGACCATATATTAGTGCTTGATGAAGGCCGCATTATAGAACAAGGAAATCACCATACGTTAATGGATAAGAAAGGCGCCTACTTTGCTTTGTACGAAAAGCAATTACTCGAAGAAGAAAATGCCTGA
- a CDS encoding DUF3276 family protein: MGDFENREREEVFSKKVRAGKRTYFFDVKATRSNDYYITITESKKRLEDGAFIKHKIFLYKEDFEKFAEGLKDTVDYIKANQEVNEKRYEFNETAKADEDFSFEI, translated from the coding sequence ATGGGAGATTTTGAAAACAGAGAGCGTGAGGAGGTTTTTTCAAAGAAGGTAAGAGCAGGGAAAAGAACTTATTTTTTTGACGTTAAAGCAACCCGGTCAAACGACTATTATATCACCATAACCGAGAGCAAAAAACGCCTGGAAGACGGTGCATTTATAAAACACAAGATATTTTTATATAAAGAGGATTTCGAAAAATTTGCTGAAGGACTGAAAGATACGGTAGACTACATTAAAGCCAACCAGGAAGTTAACGAAAAGCGTTACGAGTTCAACGAAACCGCCAAAGCCGACGAAGATTTTTCATTCGAGATTTAA
- a CDS encoding Crp/Fnr family transcriptional regulator: MNDKNDTVFQQLQKFAPLTEQDIADSRHLWKAKKIAKGDYFNMQRMVCKDLGLVVKGIFRIYYRNPESNEEKNIFFFSENQFVVSFRSFISQTTCWYYIEAMEDSEIYFISHTDLNTLYDTHPNWSKFGRLLAESFFAMAQTRTEEFIFFSHEQRYLRLLEEHPQIIERIPAYHISSYLGITNPSLSRMRKRIEKKKVE; the protein is encoded by the coding sequence ATGAACGATAAAAACGATACTGTTTTTCAGCAACTGCAAAAATTTGCCCCGCTGACCGAACAGGACATTGCCGATAGCAGGCACTTATGGAAGGCGAAAAAGATTGCCAAAGGTGACTATTTTAATATGCAGCGCATGGTTTGTAAAGACCTGGGGCTGGTGGTTAAGGGTATCTTTCGTATATACTACCGTAACCCGGAAAGCAATGAGGAGAAAAACATCTTTTTCTTTTCAGAGAACCAGTTTGTGGTTTCGTTCCGGAGCTTTATATCACAAACTACCTGCTGGTATTATATAGAAGCGATGGAAGACTCGGAGATCTATTTTATATCGCATACAGACCTTAATACGCTTTATGACACCCACCCCAACTGGAGTAAATTCGGCAGGTTACTAGCTGAATCATTCTTTGCGATGGCGCAAACAAGAACTGAAGAATTCATCTTCTTCTCGCATGAGCAGCGTTACCTTAGGCTGCTTGAAGAGCATCCGCAGATAATTGAACGTATACCCGCTTATCATATATCATCATACCTGGGCATAACCAATCCATCGCTAAGCCGTATGCGCAAGCGTATCGAGAAAAAGAAGGTTGAGTAA
- the mgtE gene encoding magnesium transporter produces MEEMVEQVELILEQEDDAALQEYLNNLNISDVEQLIDELPEHGPKFIEILSVNRAVNVFRILDFRKQERIIKKISGGKVAEIINGLPPDDRTALFSELHGDAVAKLILHLPPADRREALSLLGYEEDSVGRLMTPDYIAVKKNWDVNRVLSHIRRFGKNSETIDVIYVVDDNRVLLDDIRIREILLVKPETSVSDLMDGRLIALRASDPQEEAINTFRMNNRVALPVVDDDNVLLGIVTVDDILWIANEEYTEDIQKIGGTEALDEPYLDVSLFTLVKKRVGWLVILFLGEMLTATAMGFFEKEIEKAVVLALFIPLIISSGGNSGSQASTLIIQAMALGEVTLSDWWRVMRRELMAGLMLGLVLGCIGFLRIYAWSLFSDIYGPHWFLVGLTVGITLIGVVLWGSLSGSMLPILLKRLGADPATSSAPFVATLVDVTGLVIYFSIAVMLLRGIML; encoded by the coding sequence ATGGAAGAAATGGTTGAACAGGTAGAATTAATACTGGAGCAGGAAGATGATGCGGCGCTACAGGAGTACCTGAACAACCTGAATATATCAGATGTTGAACAGCTGATAGACGAGCTTCCGGAGCATGGCCCCAAATTTATCGAAATTCTCTCTGTAAACCGTGCGGTAAACGTTTTCAGGATACTGGACTTTCGCAAACAGGAGCGTATAATCAAAAAAATTTCAGGAGGTAAGGTAGCCGAGATTATTAACGGCTTGCCGCCGGATGACCGTACAGCACTTTTCAGTGAGCTGCATGGCGATGCCGTAGCCAAGCTGATATTGCACCTGCCGCCGGCCGATCGCCGGGAAGCGTTATCCCTTTTGGGTTATGAGGAGGACAGTGTTGGCCGTTTGATGACGCCCGATTATATTGCCGTAAAAAAAAACTGGGATGTTAACCGTGTGCTTTCGCACATCCGCCGCTTTGGTAAAAACTCCGAAACCATTGATGTGATTTATGTGGTTGATGATAACCGCGTACTGCTGGATGATATACGTATCCGCGAGATATTACTTGTAAAACCCGAAACCAGCGTGAGCGACCTGATGGACGGCCGCCTGATTGCCCTGCGTGCCAGTGATCCGCAGGAAGAAGCCATTAATACCTTCAGAATGAATAACCGTGTGGCGCTGCCCGTGGTTGATGATGATAATGTGCTGCTGGGTATTGTAACGGTGGACGATATCCTTTGGATAGCCAACGAAGAATATACCGAGGATATTCAAAAAATTGGTGGTACCGAAGCCTTGGATGAACCTTACTTGGATGTTTCGCTTTTTACACTAGTAAAAAAACGTGTGGGCTGGCTGGTAATATTGTTTTTAGGGGAGATGCTTACCGCTACCGCGATGGGCTTTTTTGAAAAGGAAATAGAAAAAGCCGTGGTGCTGGCCCTGTTTATTCCGCTGATTATATCCAGTGGTGGTAATAGCGGCTCGCAGGCTTCAACGCTGATTATACAGGCTATGGCACTGGGTGAGGTTACGCTGAGCGATTGGTGGCGGGTTATGCGTCGCGAACTCATGGCCGGGCTGATGCTTGGTTTGGTGTTGGGCTGTATCGGCTTTTTAAGAATCTACGCGTGGTCTTTATTCTCGGATATATATGGCCCGCACTGGTTTTTAGTGGGGCTAACCGTAGGTATTACGTTGATAGGGGTGGTGTTATGGGGGTCATTAAGTGGCTCTATGCTACCTATTCTGCTTAAACGCCTGGGTGCCGACCCTGCCACATCGTCCGCGCCGTTTGTGGCTACACTGGTAGATGTTACCGGCTTGGTGATCTACTTTTCAATAGCGGTAATGCTGCTGCGGGGTATAATGCTTTAA
- the ychF gene encoding redox-regulated ATPase YchF — translation MGLQCGIVGLPNVGKSTLFNCLSNAKAQAANFPFCTIEPNVGVITVPDERLTKLTELVNPKNVVPNVIEIVDIAGLVKGASKGEGLGNQFLANIRATNAIIHVLRCFDNDNVIHVDGSVDPIRDKEIIDTELQLKDLDSIEKKIQKIEKAAKVGNDKEAKKAFEVLTTYKNHLLSGKSARTAPVEEDDKEHIADIWLLTAKPVMYVCNVGEAEVNTGNAYVEAVREAVKEENAEVLIISAQIESEIAQLETYEEREMFLEDLGLAESGVNKLIKAAYKLLNLATYFTAGVQEVRAWTITQGFTAPQAAGVIHTDFEKGFIRAEVIKYKDFVHYGSEAACKEAGKLSVEGKTYIVEDGDIMHFRFNV, via the coding sequence ATGGGTTTACAATGTGGTATAGTAGGTTTGCCGAATGTGGGCAAGTCAACACTTTTTAATTGCTTATCAAACGCGAAGGCGCAGGCTGCCAACTTTCCGTTTTGTACTATTGAGCCCAATGTGGGTGTAATTACCGTTCCGGATGAGCGCCTTACCAAGCTTACCGAACTGGTAAATCCAAAAAACGTAGTGCCTAACGTTATCGAGATTGTTGATATTGCGGGCCTGGTAAAAGGTGCAAGCAAGGGCGAAGGTTTGGGCAACCAGTTTTTAGCCAACATCCGTGCTACCAATGCTATCATCCACGTATTGCGTTGCTTTGATAACGATAACGTAATTCACGTTGACGGCTCGGTTGACCCGATCCGTGATAAGGAAATTATTGATACCGAATTGCAATTAAAGGACCTTGACTCGATAGAGAAAAAGATCCAAAAGATAGAAAAGGCCGCCAAAGTAGGTAACGATAAGGAAGCCAAAAAGGCTTTCGAGGTGTTAACCACCTACAAAAACCACCTGCTTTCGGGCAAATCGGCACGTACCGCGCCTGTTGAAGAAGATGATAAGGAACACATCGCTGATATATGGCTGCTTACCGCCAAACCGGTAATGTATGTTTGTAATGTTGGCGAAGCCGAAGTAAATACCGGCAATGCTTACGTTGAAGCCGTACGCGAAGCAGTAAAGGAAGAGAACGCCGAGGTGCTGATCATATCGGCACAGATAGAATCGGAGATCGCTCAACTGGAAACTTACGAAGAACGTGAGATGTTTTTGGAAGATCTTGGTCTTGCCGAATCGGGCGTTAACAAGCTGATAAAAGCGGCTTACAAACTGCTTAACCTGGCTACCTACTTTACCGCCGGTGTGCAGGAAGTACGCGCATGGACCATTACCCAAGGCTTTACCGCCCCGCAAGCCGCAGGTGTTATCCACACCGACTTTGAAAAAGGCTTTATTCGCGCCGAGGTAATTAAGTATAAGGATTTTGTACACTACGGCTCAGAAGCCGCCTGCAAAGAAGCTGGTAAATTATCCGTTGAGGGCAAAACTTATATTGTTGAGGACGGTGATATTATGCACTTTAGATTTAATGTGTAA
- a CDS encoding DUF885 domain-containing protein — translation MIKLSHLFTAALAVSLLPAAVQAQHNKNWVKTSDKYTQMLIELDKKYSPEYGSSQGLAQYDTLVAVPTLANDLAERKEEEALVNAYTKALQTEKEIHVQQDLQILIDHLKLGFRQQDFDRGRKVPFYNPTTSVYGGLEALLDEQTEASRHAAAVSRLRKYAGLAKGYRPLVDILKERAQRQMAKPNMIYPSKQRMETDLSRNASVVEGIAELCKKYELKGWEEPYNLLKKQLLAFDEWTRATILPKARTDFRLPAEEYAMELEGYGIDIPPAEVAKLAHTAFTDIQNQMKEIAVQIAKERNLPSTDYRDVMRELKKAQVHGDSIMPLYKRTLAGVEDIIRKEQLVTLPNRPAIIRLATEAETAQRPAPYMQPPPFLNNTGQRGVFVLPLNMPPKPGEKADKYDDFTFEAASWTLVAHEARPGHELQFDKMVEEGVSTARSLYAFNSTNAEGWGLYAEYITKPYMPLEGQLVSLDYRLLRAAHAFLDPELQAGKITQEQALNVLMKDVVQSHAFAQQEVERYTNRAPGQANSYFYGFTKMIQLRKDTEKALGNKFKALRFHDFILSQGLLPPKLIRQAVINEFIPMENKSK, via the coding sequence ATGATAAAACTTTCACACCTATTTACTGCCGCGCTGGCTGTTTCGCTGCTGCCTGCCGCGGTACAAGCCCAGCACAATAAAAACTGGGTAAAAACATCCGACAAGTACACGCAGATGCTGATCGAGCTGGATAAAAAGTATTCACCGGAGTATGGCTCGTCTCAGGGGCTGGCGCAGTATGATACGCTGGTTGCTGTGCCCACCCTGGCTAATGACCTTGCCGAGCGTAAGGAAGAGGAGGCGCTGGTGAATGCCTACACAAAAGCCCTGCAAACCGAAAAAGAGATACATGTGCAGCAGGATCTGCAAATCCTGATAGATCACCTTAAACTGGGCTTCCGTCAGCAGGATTTTGATCGTGGCCGCAAGGTGCCTTTCTATAACCCGACTACCTCGGTTTATGGTGGCTTGGAAGCGCTGCTTGACGAGCAAACCGAGGCCTCGCGACATGCCGCCGCCGTGTCGCGTTTACGCAAGTATGCAGGTTTAGCGAAAGGCTACCGCCCGCTGGTTGATATTTTGAAGGAGCGTGCCCAACGACAAATGGCAAAGCCAAACATGATCTACCCATCAAAACAACGTATGGAAACCGATCTGTCGCGCAACGCGAGTGTGGTTGAGGGTATTGCCGAGCTGTGCAAAAAGTACGAACTAAAGGGCTGGGAAGAACCTTACAACCTGCTTAAAAAGCAACTGTTAGCTTTTGACGAATGGACCAGGGCTACCATACTACCCAAAGCGCGCACCGATTTCCGCTTACCTGCGGAGGAATATGCCATGGAATTGGAGGGTTATGGTATAGATATCCCCCCCGCCGAGGTTGCTAAACTGGCGCACACCGCCTTTACGGATATCCAAAACCAGATGAAGGAGATTGCCGTGCAAATCGCTAAGGAGCGCAACCTGCCATCCACTGATTACCGCGATGTGATGCGCGAACTAAAAAAGGCACAGGTACACGGTGATTCGATAATGCCCTTGTATAAACGCACGCTTGCAGGTGTGGAAGATATCATCCGCAAGGAGCAACTGGTTACGCTGCCTAACCGCCCGGCCATTATCCGCCTGGCTACAGAGGCCGAAACCGCTCAACGCCCTGCACCGTACATGCAGCCGCCGCCGTTTTTAAATAATACCGGCCAGCGTGGGGTATTTGTACTGCCGCTTAACATGCCGCCCAAACCGGGCGAGAAAGCCGACAAATATGATGACTTTACCTTCGAAGCCGCATCATGGACGTTAGTGGCCCACGAGGCGCGCCCCGGCCATGAATTGCAGTTTGATAAGATGGTTGAAGAAGGGGTTTCAACCGCACGGTCACTCTATGCTTTTAACTCTACCAACGCCGAGGGCTGGGGCTTGTATGCTGAATACATCACAAAACCTTACATGCCGCTGGAAGGGCAACTGGTATCGCTGGATTACCGCCTGTTGCGCGCCGCCCACGCCTTCCTCGATCCGGAACTGCAAGCTGGCAAGATCACCCAGGAGCAGGCATTGAATGTATTGATGAAGGATGTGGTACAATCACACGCGTTTGCACAGCAGGAAGTGGAACGCTATACCAACCGTGCCCCCGGCCAGGCTAACAGCTATTTTTATGGCTTCACCAAAATGATACAATTACGCAAGGATACCGAGAAAGCATTGGGTAATAAATTCAAGGCGTTGCGTTTCCACGATTTTATTTTGTCGCAGGGATTGCTGCCGCCAAAACTGATACGTCAGGCGGTGATAAATGAATTTATCCCGATGGAAAATAAGAGCAAATAA
- a CDS encoding ThuA domain-containing protein produces the protein MFKSVYHKVLSLVLITGCISAVFYACKTVSPQKSGSNKTPRILVFSKTKGWYHTSIPKGIAALQQLGKANGMIVDTTKNASYFVDDSLKNYSAVIFLSTTMNVLNADQQVAFERYIEAGGGYVGIHAAADTEYDWPWYNKLVGAYFSSHPNNPNVRTATVDVIDTTHISTKGLPKRWERTDEWYNYKSIQSDLKVLATLDEDSYEGGTNGAEHPIAWYHDYDGGRAFYTGGGHTDESYSEPLFLQHLLGGIKYAVGNNAPLDYTKAYAEKKPEDNRFTKTVLSNDLNEPMELAVAPDGRVFFIERAGNFYVYTPSDGKTTLVYKFPVKAVDEYLNGLLGMTIDPDFATNNFLYFFNTAQADGKTKQHISRFAISKDNVLDLKSEKVLIEIPIELEVSAHTGGSLAWDRNKNLFISTGDNTVPFESEGYAPIDKRPNRVTFDAERSAGNTNDLRGKILRIHPEADGTYTIPEGNLFKKGTPNTRPEIYVMGCRNPYRMSVDTATSFVYWGEVGPDAGNDGKQGPRGYDEFNQARKPGNYGWPYFVGDSKPYKDYDFATKVIGNNFDPKAPKNTSPYNTGLKDLPPTTSAMVWYPYAAYDEFPMLGQGGRCAMGGPVFHFDPKIQSANKLPEYFDKGWFVYDWMRNWVFVIRMDENHNFKRMERFMETNGDFRRPVDMEIGPDGSIYMLEYGSVYGIDNVDARLVRIDYNGGNRAPFAKIDTKDTIGIAPYKVAFNQKSFDYDEDDKLSYEWRFDGDKVGSTELNPTYTFTKNGTYNVTLKVTDQAGKSSMDTAKIIVGNTTPQVAITTDKNGTFFTPQTQTIKYKVDVKDNEDKTIDPKQVRVVLNYIAKVQSNKALIGHQALTPTYNYGKELIANSDCKACHQVDAKSVGPSFVEVAKRYANDKGAVDKLADKIIKGGGGVWGEHSMAAHPQLSKPNAQEIVKYILTLNNRKEDVILPAQGSITFDQHLKNADEGRYILSAAYTDKGATNAPKLTGGKSLIFRPAKVYAGEADVHYNMSIQGKKIGEVGNKAFFVLKDVDLKGIGQLTYRYASLNRAGVIEVHVGSPKGQLISTLNFTPTGEWNKYIEQSTPVSDPGGRNDLYFVFIKKDKPNQHLISVDWINFGSK, from the coding sequence ATGTTTAAATCTGTTTACCACAAAGTATTATCATTAGTACTGATAACCGGCTGTATATCGGCCGTTTTTTATGCCTGTAAAACGGTATCTCCGCAAAAATCTGGTTCTAACAAAACGCCGCGCATACTGGTGTTTAGCAAAACCAAAGGCTGGTATCATACTTCAATACCGAAAGGTATTGCCGCTTTGCAACAGTTAGGCAAGGCTAACGGGATGATAGTTGATACCACTAAAAACGCCAGCTATTTTGTTGACGATAGCCTAAAGAACTACAGCGCAGTAATCTTCCTGAGCACAACCATGAACGTGCTTAATGCCGATCAGCAGGTGGCTTTTGAGCGTTACATTGAGGCAGGCGGCGGTTATGTAGGTATACATGCCGCGGCTGATACCGAGTACGATTGGCCCTGGTATAATAAACTGGTAGGCGCTTATTTCAGCAGCCACCCTAATAACCCAAATGTACGTACGGCAACTGTTGATGTTATTGACACTACCCATATTTCAACCAAAGGCTTGCCAAAGCGTTGGGAACGTACCGACGAGTGGTACAACTATAAAAGCATTCAGTCTGATTTAAAGGTGTTGGCTACTTTGGATGAAGATAGTTATGAGGGCGGTACCAATGGCGCCGAACACCCGATAGCCTGGTATCATGATTACGATGGTGGCCGTGCTTTTTACACCGGCGGCGGCCATACGGATGAAAGCTATAGCGAACCTTTGTTTTTGCAGCACTTGTTAGGCGGTATTAAATATGCCGTGGGTAATAATGCCCCGCTTGATTACACCAAAGCGTATGCAGAGAAAAAACCGGAAGATAACCGCTTTACCAAAACCGTTCTGTCAAACGATTTGAACGAGCCGATGGAACTTGCGGTAGCGCCTGATGGCCGTGTGTTTTTTATCGAGCGCGCCGGTAATTTCTATGTGTATACCCCATCAGATGGTAAAACAACGCTGGTATACAAATTTCCGGTTAAGGCGGTAGATGAATATCTGAACGGCTTGCTGGGCATGACCATTGACCCGGATTTCGCTACCAACAACTTCCTGTACTTCTTTAACACCGCGCAAGCGGATGGCAAAACCAAGCAACATATTTCACGCTTCGCCATCAGCAAGGATAACGTGCTCGATTTGAAATCAGAGAAAGTATTGATAGAGATACCGATCGAGCTCGAAGTAAGTGCCCACACCGGTGGTTCATTGGCCTGGGACAGGAACAAAAACCTGTTCATTTCAACAGGTGATAATACTGTTCCTTTCGAGTCTGAAGGTTACGCGCCAATTGATAAGCGCCCTAACCGAGTAACTTTTGATGCGGAACGTTCGGCGGGTAATACTAATGACTTGCGCGGAAAAATTTTGCGTATACACCCCGAAGCGGATGGTACTTACACTATTCCCGAAGGAAACCTGTTTAAAAAGGGTACACCAAACACCCGCCCCGAAATTTATGTAATGGGCTGCCGTAACCCGTACCGTATGTCGGTTGATACCGCTACATCATTTGTTTACTGGGGTGAGGTTGGCCCTGATGCCGGTAACGATGGTAAGCAAGGCCCTCGCGGTTATGATGAATTTAACCAGGCCCGCAAACCAGGCAACTATGGCTGGCCATACTTTGTTGGCGACAGCAAACCGTATAAGGATTACGATTTCGCGACCAAAGTGATAGGTAACAACTTTGATCCGAAAGCGCCTAAAAACACATCGCCATATAATACAGGTTTAAAAGACCTGCCGCCTACTACAAGCGCGATGGTGTGGTATCCTTACGCTGCTTATGATGAATTTCCGATGCTGGGCCAGGGTGGGCGCTGCGCTATGGGCGGTCCTGTTTTTCACTTCGATCCTAAAATTCAATCGGCCAATAAATTGCCTGAGTATTTTGACAAGGGCTGGTTTGTGTACGATTGGATGCGTAACTGGGTGTTTGTTATCCGTATGGATGAAAACCACAACTTTAAACGCATGGAGCGCTTTATGGAAACCAACGGCGATTTCCGTCGCCCGGTTGATATGGAGATAGGTCCGGATGGTTCAATATACATGCTGGAGTATGGATCAGTTTACGGTATCGATAATGTGGATGCTCGTTTAGTACGTATTGATTACAATGGAGGTAACCGTGCGCCGTTCGCCAAGATCGATACGAAAGATACCATCGGTATTGCGCCATATAAAGTAGCCTTCAATCAAAAAAGCTTTGATTATGACGAGGACGACAAGTTGAGTTATGAGTGGCGTTTTGACGGTGACAAAGTGGGCTCTACCGAGTTAAACCCAACTTACACCTTCACCAAAAACGGTACTTATAATGTAACACTTAAAGTAACTGATCAGGCAGGTAAAAGCAGTATGGATACCGCTAAGATTATTGTGGGTAACACCACGCCGCAGGTAGCCATCACTACCGATAAGAATGGTACCTTCTTCACTCCGCAAACGCAAACCATTAAATATAAGGTTGATGTTAAGGATAATGAGGATAAAACCATCGATCCTAAACAGGTGCGTGTGGTGTTGAATTATATTGCCAAGGTACAAAGCAACAAAGCGTTAATTGGTCACCAGGCGCTTACGCCGACTTATAACTACGGCAAAGAGCTGATTGCAAATAGCGATTGTAAAGCCTGTCATCAGGTGGATGCTAAATCAGTAGGCCCGTCTTTTGTTGAAGTAGCCAAACGTTATGCTAACGACAAAGGCGCTGTTGACAAATTGGCCGATAAGATCATCAAAGGTGGTGGCGGTGTTTGGGGTGAACACTCTATGGCGGCTCACCCTCAACTGTCAAAACCTAACGCGCAGGAAATTGTGAAATACATCCTGACGCTGAATAACCGTAAAGAGGATGTAATACTTCCTGCTCAGGGCAGCATAACCTTTGATCAGCATCTTAAGAATGCCGATGAAGGCCGTTACATCCTATCAGCAGCTTATACTGATAAGGGCGCAACAAATGCCCCTAAGTTGACCGGCGGTAAAAGCCTGATCTTTAGGCCGGCGAAGGTTTATGCCGGTGAAGCCGATGTGCATTACAACATGAGTATTCAGGGAAAAAAGATTGGCGAAGTAGGTAACAAGGCGTTCTTTGTATTGAAAGATGTTGATTTGAAAGGTATTGGCCAATTAACCTATCGCTACGCTTCGTTAAATAGGGCAGGGGTGATTGAAGTACACGTTGGATCGCCCAAAGGGCAACTGATCAGCACGCTCAACTTTACACCTACCGGCGAATGGAATAAGTATATAGAGCAAAGCACCCCGGTAAGCGATCCGGGTGGCCGTAACGATCTGTACTTTGTATTCATTAAAAAGGATAAGCCAAACCAACACCTCATCAGTGTGGATTGGATAAACTTTGGCAGTAAGTAA